A section of the Oryza sativa Japonica Group chromosome 1, ASM3414082v1 genome encodes:
- the LOC4326533 gene encoding disease resistance protein RGA2 isoform X2 codes for MWYTTSICVAASPPDLHLASISQSHIPVDRVHCESAIPSMSGIGGMIASSVANRVASRLSELVVEEATLLWRFKDDVDDMEEKMRDLEAVIQDVDGKARQGGKDGEAERRWLNKLKSVAYDVEDVLDELDAAQLIKNHQPKLKLFLSRNNPLLRKMTIARNMKNSREKIVSIKKDSIKLHHVHRELVAEGSRDNETFADDGDVDIGMLGRDAETKKIINLLLNTEAKEDISIIPIVGLGGLGKTTLAQAVFADKRVNVFDLRIWVYVSKEFDLLKIGKAIIRGANRSINLDNCNLQFVNNNLKKELANRRYLIVLDDLWEEYGENLEKLKQMLQHGGKGSKIIATTRSGSVVQVLYTGYLANERKVCPVPEPDHINLGVLSPYDCWSVMKRRVFGPDDGQNGLEEIGRQIAEKCGGLPLVANALGQVMSEHRTVEAWTDIRDRKIVLDFKADHQQDTIERLMLSYYYMKREFKMCFTYLAAFSKGFVMDTDRLIQQWIALGYIEARDNGQRCVNYLLRMSFLQISKSSMVSPMHTKAPRKLTMHDLVHDLATIIAPDEFLVMDATMPNTWSKANNKRYCRHAQLVNYQKQPKFFKDLPSKEQKVCLIRLGPLKSV; via the exons ATGTGgtatactactagtatatgTGTGGCTGCTTCCCCTCCCGATCTACATCTTGCTTCTATTTCACAAAGCCATATTCCTGTTGATAGAGTTCACTGTGAATCTGCCATACCATCCATGAGCGGGATTGGAGGGATGATTGCGAGTTCCGTGGCGAATCGGGTCGCCAGCAGGCTCAGCGAGCTTGTGGTGGAGGAGGCCACTCTGCTGTGGAGATTCAAGGACGACGTGGACGACATGGAGGAGAAGATGAGAGATCTGGAGGCTGTGATACAAGATGTTGATGGCAAAGCACGCCAGGGAGGAAAAGATGGAGAGGCGGAACGGCGGTGGCTCAACAAACTCAAGTCCGTCGCCTACGACGTTGAGGACGTGCTGGATGAGCTCGATGCTGCTCAGCTCATCAAGAACCATCAACCCAAG ctcAAGTTATTCCTTTCCCGGAACAATCCGCTTCTCCGGAAGATGACCATAGCCCGCAACATGAAGAACTCGAGGGAGAAAATAGTCTCAATAAAAAAGGATAGCATTAAGCTTCATCATGTGCATCGTGAACTAGTGGCAGAAGGGAGTAGAGACAATGAAACTTTTGCAGATGATGGTGACGTGGACATTGGAATGCTAGGGAGGGATgccgaaacaaaaaaaataatcaacctTCTGTTGAACACTGAAGCTAAGGAGGATATCTCAATCATCCCAATTGTTGGGCTTGGTGGACTAGGGAAGACTACCTTAGCCCAAGCAGTTTTTGCAGACAAAAGGGTCAATGTCTTTGATTTGCGAATCTGGGTCTATGTTTCCAAGGAGTTTGACCTGCTCAAAATTGGGAAGGCTATCATCAGAGGAGCAAACAGAAGTATCAACCTGGACAACTGCAACTTGCAGTTTGTAaacaataatctgaaaaaagaaCTTGCCAACAGAAGATACTTGATTGTTCTAGATGATCTCTGGGAAGAATATGGAGAAAATTTGGAAAAGTTGAAGCAGATGTTACAACATGGCGGAAAGGGTAGCAAGATTATAGCAACTACACGTAGTGGAAGCGTAGTGCAAGTACTATACACTGGTTATCTTGCAAATGAACGGAAAGTATGTCCGGTGCCTGAGCCTGATCATATCAATTTGGGTGTTTTATCACCTTACGACTGCTGGAGCGTCATGAAGCGGAGAGTATTTGGGCCTGATGATGGCCAAAATGGCTTAGAGGAAATTGGAAGGCAAATTGCCGAGAAGTGTGGAGGACTACCACTGGTGGCAAATGCTCTCGGGCAAGTAATGTCTGAACATAGGACGGTTGAGGCATGGACAGATATAAGGGATAGAAAGATTGTTTTGGATTTCAAAGCAGATCATCAGCAAGACACTATAGAGCGCCTAATGTTGAGCTATTACTATATGAAGCGAGAATTCAAAATGTGCTTTACATATTTGGCAGCCTTTTCGAAGGGTTTCGTCATGGACACTGATCGCTTGATCCAGCAATGGATAGCCCTTGGATACATTGAAGCACGAGATAATGGTCAAAGGTGTGTCAACTATCTTTTGCGGATGTCCTTTCTTCAGATTTCCAAGTCTTCCATG GTTAGTCCAATGCACACCAAAGCTCCACGCAAGCTCACCATGCATGATTTAGTGCATGATCTCGCAACAATAATTGCTCCTGATGAATTCCTTGTCATGGACGCTACCATGCCAAATACATGGAGCAAAGCTAATAATAAGCGTTATTGCCGACATGCACAGTTGGTCAACTACCAGAAGCAACCCAAGTTTTTCAAAGATCTACCAAGCAAG GAACAAAAGGTGTGCTTGATAAGGCTTGGTCCATTAAAGAGTGTCTAA
- the LOC4326533 gene encoding disease resistance protein RPV1 isoform X1 codes for MWTRMKRCLRTYYLLELLKVLWYMCKDFPNWVSGISSYLPCLIYLCLSNLATCDSLPAFGRLPNLRFFCMKNMPTIRKIGREFYDGEGNCKKLRIIWLERMDNFEEWWTTRSGEEDREFLIPNLHFLKAVDCPKLSFLPYPPRSMHWSLDNSDKVLPERGFGSLASSTLPFRVVINNCKYPPDMWVRFQHLATIEIFQVEGCSGLRTFPDILQSFVSLRELYLCSWENLEILPEWLGQLICLEVIEFINCPVLTTLPTSLQNLTSLRELLLRGCKGLETLPEGMGRLISLEKFIIMDCPKLTFLPESMKNLTALIELHLDGCKGLETLPEGLGLLISLKKFVISNCPKLTYLPESMKKLATLIELRLDGCKRLETLPKWLGLLISLKKIVINNYPMLTFLPESMKNLTAMKVLYLYGCKELEILPEGLGMLISLEKFVLIDCPKLTFLPESMKNLTALIELRLDGCKGLEILPEGLGLLISLEKFIINNCPKLTFLPESMKNLTALIELWLDGCKGLEILPEGLGLLICLEKFIIMDCPKLTFLPESMKNLTALIRLLLDGCKGLEILPEWLGMLVSLEEFIIIDCPKLTFLPSSMKNLTAITELRLDGCKGLEILPEGLGLHIPLKRFVINDCPMLTFLPELLGHLTALKCLDIQSSPNLTYLPESMKNLTALEELWLEGFNSLPEWIGQFIYLKEISIFDSPNLTSLPESIWNITTLELLYIYFCPRLAEWCQREDANKISRIPKIMLDGEIFIPGQAIDG; via the coding sequence ATGTGGACAAGGATGAAGAGGTGCTTGAGAACCTATTACCTCCTCGAACTCTTGAAAGTTTTATGGTACATGTGCAAGGATTTCCCTAACTGGGTGTCTGGCATCTCCTCCTACCTCCCTTGTCTCATTTACTTATGTCTTTCTAATTTAGCAACATGTGATTCTCTTCCTGCATTTGGACGGTTGCCAAACCTGAGATTTTTTTGTATGAAGAATATGCCCACCATTAGAAAAATTGGCAGAGAATTCTACGATGGGGAAGGGAATTGCAAGaaattaagaattatttggttaGAACGAATGGATAACTTCGAAGAATGGTGGACAACGCGGTCGGGTGAAGAAGATAGAGAGTTCTTAATCCCTAATTTGCATTTTTTGAAGGCAGTTGACTGCCCAAAGTTGAGTTTCCTCCCGTATCCCCCTAGAAGTATGCACTGGTCATTGGACAATAGCGATAAGGTGTTGCCAGAACGAGGGTTTGGGAGCCTTGCATCTTCCACTCTTCCTTTTCGTGTGGTCATCAACAACTGCAAATATCCCCCTGACATGTGGGTAAGATTTCAACATCTTGCCACCATTGAGATTTTTCAAGTTGAAGGTTGCAGTGGGCTGAGGACCTTTCCAGACATCCTTCAAAGCTTCGTCTCCCTCAGAGAGCTATATTTGTGCTCGTGGGAGAACTTGGAAATATTGCCCGAATGGCTGGGGCAGCTCATTTGCCTAGAAGTCATTGAATTCATCAATTGCCCTGTGTTGACTACTCTGCCTACAAGCTTACAAAACCTTACCTCTCTGAGGGAACTGTTGTTGCGGGGATGCAAAGGGCTGGAGACACTTCCTGAAGGGATGGGCCGGCTTATTTCCTTGGAGAAGTTTATCATCATGGATTGCCCCAAGCTGACTTTTCTGCCTGAAAGCATGAAGAACCTAACCGCATTGATAGAGCTGCATTTGGATGGATGCAAAGGGCTAGAGACACTACCAGAAGGGCTGGGGCTACTCATTTCTCTGAAAAAGTTTGTCATCAGCAATTGTCCCAAGCTGACTTATCTACCTGAAAGCATGAAGAAACTAGCCACTCTGATAGAGCTGCGGTTGGATGGCTGTAAACGGCTGGAGACACTACCAAAATGGTTAGGGCTGCTCATTTCTCTGAAAAAAATTGTCATCAACAATTACCCTATGCTAACTTTTCTGCCTGAAAGTATGAAGAACCTAACTGCTATGAAAGTGTTGTATTTGTATGGATGCAAAGAGCTAGAGATACTGCCAGAAGGGCTGGGGATGCTCATTTCTCTGGAAAAGTTTGTCCTCATCGATTGCCCCAAGCTGACTTTTCTACCTGAAAGCATGAAGAACCTAACCGCTCTTATAGAACTGCGGTTGGATGGATGCAAAGGGCTAGAGATACTGCCAGAAGGGTTGGGGCTGCTTATTTCCCTTGAGAAGTTTATCATCAACAATTGCCCCAAGTTGACTTTTCTGCCTGAAAGTATGAAGAACCTAACCGCTCTTATAGAGCTGTGGTTGGATGGATGCAAAGGACTAGAGATATTGCCAGAAGGGCTGGGACTGCTCATTTGCCTAGAGAAGTTTATCATCATGGATTGCCCAAAATTGACTTTTCTGCCTGAAAGCATGAAGAACCTAACCGCTCTGATAAGGCTGCTGTTGGATGGATGCAAAGGGCTGGAGATATTGCCAGAATGGTTAGGGATGCTCGTTTCCCTAGAGGAGTTTATCATCATCGATTGCCCTAAGTTGACTTTTCTGCCTAGTAGTATGAAGAACCTAACCGCTATAACAGAGTTGCGTTTGGATGGATGCAAAGGATTAGAGATACTGCCAGAAGGGTTGGGGCTGCACATTCCACTGAAAAGGTTTGTCATTAACGATTGCCCCATGCTGACTTTCCTGCCAGAATTGCTTGGACATCTCACTGCCCTAAAATGCCTTGATATCCAAAGTTCTCCCAATTTGACATATTTGCCTGAAAGCATGAAGAATCTTACTGCTCTTGAAGAACTATGGTTGGAAGGGTTCAATAGCCTTCCGGAATGGATAGGGCAGTTCATTTATCTGAAAGAAATTAGCATCTTCGATTCCCCCAACTTGACATCTTTGCCAGAGAGCATATGGAACATTACCACCTTagaattattatatatttatttttgtccAAGACTGGCTGAATGGTGCCAAAGGGAGGATGCTAACAAGATATCTCGCATCCCAAAGATTATGTTAGATGGTGAAATATTTATACCGGGACAAGCAATCGATGGATGA
- the LOC4326533 gene encoding putative disease resistance protein RGA4 isoform X3 — translation MWYTTSICVAASPPDLHLASISQSHIPVDRVHCESAIPSMSGIGGMIASSVANRVASRLSELVVEEATLLWRFKDDVDDMEEKMRDLEAVIQDVDGKARQGGKDGEAERRWLNKLKSVAYDVEDVLDELDAAQLIKNHQPKLKLFLSRNNPLLRKMTIARNMKNSREKIVSIKKDSIKLHHVHRELVAEGSRDNETFADDGDVDIGMLGRDAETKKIINLLLNTEAKEDISIIPIVGLGGLGKTTLAQAVFADKRVNVFDLRIWVYVSKEFDLLKIGKAIIRGANRSINLDNCNLQFVNNNLKKELANRRYLIVLDDLWEEYGENLEKLKQMLQHGGKGSKIIATTRSGSVVQVLYTGYLANERKVCPVPEPDHINLGVLSPYDCWSVMKRRVFGPDDGQNGLEEIGRQIAEKCGGLPLVANALGQVMSEHRTVEAWTDIRDRKIVLDFKADHQQDTIERLMLSYYYMKREFKMCFTYLAAFSKGFVMDTDRLIQQWIALGYIEARDNGQRCVNYLLRMSFLQISKSSMEQKVCLIRLGPLKSV, via the exons ATGTGgtatactactagtatatgTGTGGCTGCTTCCCCTCCCGATCTACATCTTGCTTCTATTTCACAAAGCCATATTCCTGTTGATAGAGTTCACTGTGAATCTGCCATACCATCCATGAGCGGGATTGGAGGGATGATTGCGAGTTCCGTGGCGAATCGGGTCGCCAGCAGGCTCAGCGAGCTTGTGGTGGAGGAGGCCACTCTGCTGTGGAGATTCAAGGACGACGTGGACGACATGGAGGAGAAGATGAGAGATCTGGAGGCTGTGATACAAGATGTTGATGGCAAAGCACGCCAGGGAGGAAAAGATGGAGAGGCGGAACGGCGGTGGCTCAACAAACTCAAGTCCGTCGCCTACGACGTTGAGGACGTGCTGGATGAGCTCGATGCTGCTCAGCTCATCAAGAACCATCAACCCAAG ctcAAGTTATTCCTTTCCCGGAACAATCCGCTTCTCCGGAAGATGACCATAGCCCGCAACATGAAGAACTCGAGGGAGAAAATAGTCTCAATAAAAAAGGATAGCATTAAGCTTCATCATGTGCATCGTGAACTAGTGGCAGAAGGGAGTAGAGACAATGAAACTTTTGCAGATGATGGTGACGTGGACATTGGAATGCTAGGGAGGGATgccgaaacaaaaaaaataatcaacctTCTGTTGAACACTGAAGCTAAGGAGGATATCTCAATCATCCCAATTGTTGGGCTTGGTGGACTAGGGAAGACTACCTTAGCCCAAGCAGTTTTTGCAGACAAAAGGGTCAATGTCTTTGATTTGCGAATCTGGGTCTATGTTTCCAAGGAGTTTGACCTGCTCAAAATTGGGAAGGCTATCATCAGAGGAGCAAACAGAAGTATCAACCTGGACAACTGCAACTTGCAGTTTGTAaacaataatctgaaaaaagaaCTTGCCAACAGAAGATACTTGATTGTTCTAGATGATCTCTGGGAAGAATATGGAGAAAATTTGGAAAAGTTGAAGCAGATGTTACAACATGGCGGAAAGGGTAGCAAGATTATAGCAACTACACGTAGTGGAAGCGTAGTGCAAGTACTATACACTGGTTATCTTGCAAATGAACGGAAAGTATGTCCGGTGCCTGAGCCTGATCATATCAATTTGGGTGTTTTATCACCTTACGACTGCTGGAGCGTCATGAAGCGGAGAGTATTTGGGCCTGATGATGGCCAAAATGGCTTAGAGGAAATTGGAAGGCAAATTGCCGAGAAGTGTGGAGGACTACCACTGGTGGCAAATGCTCTCGGGCAAGTAATGTCTGAACATAGGACGGTTGAGGCATGGACAGATATAAGGGATAGAAAGATTGTTTTGGATTTCAAAGCAGATCATCAGCAAGACACTATAGAGCGCCTAATGTTGAGCTATTACTATATGAAGCGAGAATTCAAAATGTGCTTTACATATTTGGCAGCCTTTTCGAAGGGTTTCGTCATGGACACTGATCGCTTGATCCAGCAATGGATAGCCCTTGGATACATTGAAGCACGAGATAATGGTCAAAGGTGTGTCAACTATCTTTTGCGGATGTCCTTTCTTCAGATTTCCAAGTCTTCCATG GAACAAAAGGTGTGCTTGATAAGGCTTGGTCCATTAAAGAGTGTCTAA